In Mytilus edulis chromosome 13, xbMytEdul2.2, whole genome shotgun sequence, a single window of DNA contains:
- the LOC139500789 gene encoding BTB/POZ domain-containing protein 6-like encodes MASIFRDILMDDMDDPPETDWQTGKALPERLVYMLTNEVLADVKFIVGSDHTEVKAHKNIIASASPVFFAMFAGPLAEQTEVAVPDIEADIFKQMLRLINADTFSLNEENVYGLLYCADKYLIQSMKNACVRFLHSLIDLNRVWNVLQTAIDFSLDDLKLECLQYISRDTIRCLGSSQFQNLGKECFSEVIRYERLSCKEELVYESSINWAANQCRKQNIAENDENIRSVLGDVIFAIRFPLMDVEYFARNITVKNILTKDEILSVFQSIHTKAEGLFSSEKRKQTMRLLRNISHADGSVEMIQRCMDNSENLFAAADIYCKTSDINLHGVIVYVPPSRTIQTKVSLRLKRSIKQEDIDIDYLHYRPRGYQDYGDNLMNQHGGDDLSNVENFTIAQDIDTHNVPFERQYTLKRNVWYRIEATVIFKPQWGNFSNRNRIKNSMNRFSSAHTTSSETCQVENVTHGNTSIVFRHIIGRDPGQPLIHTLISGLMISEV; translated from the exons ATGGCTTCTATTTTTCGTG ATATTCTAATGGATGATATGGATGACCCTCCAGAGACAGACTGGCAGACAGGAAAGGCACTTCCGGAACGCCTGGTGTACATGCTTACGAATGAGGTGTTGGCGGATGTAAAATTTATCGTAGGTTCCGACCATACAGAAGTTAAAGCCCACAAAAACATTATAGCTAGTGCTAGTCCGGTATTTTTTGCCATGTTTGCTGGTCCTTTGGCAGAACAGACAGAAGTAGCTGTTCCGGATATTGAGGCAGacatatttaaacaaatgttGAG GCTAATTAATGCGGACACGTTTTCGCTGAATGAAGAAAATGTTTATGGACTTCTTTATTGTGCAGATAAATATCTAATTCAAAGCATGAAAAATGCGTGTGTCAGGTTCCTTCATTCCCTGATAGATTTAAACCGTGTGTGGAATGTGCTACAAACAGCCATTGACTTCTCTCTCGATGATCTTAAATTAGAATGTCTGCAATACATTTCAAGAGATACAATTAGATGTTTAGGATCGAGTCAGTTCCAAAACCTTGGCAAAGAGTGTTTTTCAGAGGTAATACGATACGAAAGACTGTCATGTAAAGAAGAGCTTGTATATGAAAGTAGTATAAATTGGGCTGCAAATCAGTGTCGAAAACAGAATATTgcggaaaatgatgaaaatataagATCAGTTTTGGGAGACGTAATTTTTGCCATAAGATTTCCACTTATGGATGTAGAATACTTTGCTAGGAATATCACGGTCAAAAATATTCTAACAAAAGATGAAATACTATCAGTGTTCCAGTCTATACATACTAAAGCTGAAGGCTTGTTTTCTTCCGAAAAGCGAAAACAAACCATGCGCCTTCTCCGAAATATCAGCCATGCCGATGGCTCTGTAGAAATGATCCAGCGATGTATGGACAATTCTGAAAATCTTTTTGCAGCAGCGGATATTTATTGTAAAACATCAGATATCAATCTCCATGGCGTTATTGTCTACGTTCCGCCATCGAGAACAATTCAGACAAAGGTCAGTTTAAGACTAAAGAGGTCAATAAAACAAGAGGACATCGATATAGATTATTTGCATTATAGACCAAGAGGCTATCAGGATTACGGAGATAACTTAATGAATCAGCATGGAGGAGACGATCTATCCAATGTAGAAAACTTTACCATAGCCCAAGACATTGATACACACAATGTCCCGTTTGAAAGACAGTATACACTCAAGCGAAATGTCTGGTATAGAATAGAAGCAACAGTAATCTTTAAACCACAATGGGGAAACTTTTCCAATCGAAATAGAATTAAGAACAGTATGAACAGATTCAGTTCGGCACACACAACGTCAAGCGAAACGTGTCAAGTAGAAAATGTGACGCATGGCAATACTAGTATAGTCTTCAGACATATCATTGGCAGAGATCCGGGACAGCCATTGATTCATACACTCATCTCTGGTCTAATGATCAGCGAGGTTTGA
- the LOC139502086 gene encoding uncharacterized protein yields MTAEEDNVGYSDNFDTPEEIIDFFSIDPITLPIDKEFHIFISYKTVEPDRSIALKIDRMLRNQGFKCCLHERDFLPGDLIVHNIVQNIERSVKVVFLLSEKSRASEWCQFELNVTETIHIQERGYKPIIVKLDECDLPDTMKRYTYLPAASPPEKWIGRLSKAINDQTDHLITNRRNIKFVAVPCIDYNRNKEHSIEKCRYPHVCVKYIVSDESCDGSCGKNHNLVTDQSREILVDLGFITDGNLDALLQMYRQKCKEKLAAMPNNIVTGPCCYYNQKGCLLGDFHCPFTHICKDWFEGKCGNTKCKFSHNILNDHTKKLLEIFEIDTDQKADIILNAYRAKYPHKKFIQLPTQTISKSTFLKDNWLPLFGGVLTVVGVTAFVVKKI; encoded by the exons ATGACTGCAGAAGAAGATAATGTGGGCTATAGCGACAACTTTGATACACCAGAGGAAATAATTGATTTCTTCTCAATAGATCCAATTACTTTACCAATAGATAAagaatttcatattttcatatcgtATAAGACTGTTGAACCTGATCGTTCAATTGCACTGAAGATAGACAGAATGCTACGAAATCAAGGTTTCAAATGCTGCCTCCATGAGAGGGACTTCCTTCCTGGAGATTTGATTGTACATAATATCGTTCAAAATATTGAACGATCGGTTAAAGTTGTGTTTTTGCTATCAGAAAAATCTAGAGCTAGTGAATGGTGCCAGTTTGAGTTAAATGTTACAGAAACTATACACATCCAGGAAAGAGGATACAAACCAATTATTGTAAAGCTTGATGAGTGTGACCTTCCCGATACGATGAAAAGATATACGTACCTGCCGGCAGCTAGTCCTCCGGAAAAATGGATTGGTCGACTGTCAAAAGCAATTAATGACCAAACAG accACCTGATTACAAATAGAAGGAACATAAAGTTTGTTGCAGTTCCATGCATTGATTACAATCGCAACAAGGAGCACTCGATAGAAAAGTGTAGATATCCACATGTCTGCGTGAAATATATTGTAAGTGATGAATCATGTGACGGAAGTTGCGGCAAGAACCACAATTTAGTTACCGATCAGTCACGTGAGATACTTGTTGATCTTGGGTTTATTACTGATGGAAACCTTGATGCCCTTCTGCAGATGTATAGACAGAAATGCAAGGAGAAACTTGCTGCGATGCCAAACAACATAGTAACTGGTCCTTGCTGTTACTATAATCAAAAAGGATGCTTGTTAGGTGACTTTCATTGCCCGTTCACACATATATGTAAGGATTGGTTCGAGGGCAAATGCGGAAATACAAAATGCAAATTTTCGCATAATATACTAAACGACCACACAAAAAAGTTGCTAGAAATATTTGAAATCGATACGGATCAAAAAGCAGACATTATTCTTAATGCATACCGTGCAAAGTATCCACATAAAAAGTTCATACAATTACCAACCcaaacaatatcaaaatcaacGTTCCTTAAAGACAACTGGTTGCCACTTTTTGGAGGAGTTTTAACTGTTGTAGGAGTTACTGCATTTGTTGTTAAAAAGATATAA
- the LOC139502087 gene encoding zinc finger CCCH-type antiviral protein 1-like isoform X3, producing MCLMDLMKTPHIPGLCLAFEMTELGDVKPDETIDYSSIKPITLPIDKEYHTFIAYKAGDPDSGVALQIVELLEDHLVSSRRNIKFVAVPCIDYNRDKEHIIDTCRYPHICAKYIINDDICDGSCDKNHNLVTNQSREILVDLGFINEGNYDCILETYRQKCKEKLADMAKNGVTGPCCYYNYKGCLLGDFHCPFTHICKDWFLGKCLKRKCALSHDMLNDHTKRLLEIFEIDTSQDADVVLNTYRAKHPHKTFIPISASLFTKRILKENWLFLFACFLLSAFITAVFVKKS from the exons ATGTGTCTAATGGACTTAATGAAAACCCCTCATATTCCAGG ATTGTGCCTCGCTTTTGAAATGACAGAACTAGGTGATGTCAAGCCTGATGAGACTATTGATTACAGCTCTATTAAACCAATTACATTACCAATTGATAAAGAATATCACACTTTTATAGCATATAAGGCTGGTGATCCAGACAGTGGAGTTGCATTACAGATAGTCGAATTGTTAGAAG ATCACCTTGTAAGCAGCAGAAGGAACATTAAGTTCGTTGCAGTTCCATGTATCGATTACAATCGTGATAAAGAACACATAATTGACACATGTCGATATCCACACATATGTGCAAAGTACATAATCAATGATGACATATGTGATGGGAGTTGTGACAAAAATCATAACTTGGTAACCAATCAGTCAAGGGAAATCCTCGTTGACCTTGGTTTTATCAACGAAGGCAATTATGATTGCATTCTGGAAACCTATAggcaaaaatgtaaagaaaagctGGCTGATATGGCAAAAAATGGAGTGACAGGTCCCTGCTGTTATTATAATTACAAGGGATGTTTGCTTGGTGATTTTCACTGTCCATTTACTCACATATGTAAAGACTGGTTTCTTGGTAAATGTTTGAAGCGGAAATGTGCTCTTTCTCATGATATGTTGAATGATCACACAAAACGTttgcttgaaatatttgaaattgatactTCACAAGATGCAGATGTAGTTTTAAACACATATCGTGCAAAGCATCCTCACAAAACGTTTATTCCGATTTCAGCATCTTTATTCACAAAAAGGATTTTGAAGGAAAACTGGCTGTTTCTGTTTGCATGTTTTCTTCTTTCTGCATTTATCACTGCTGTCTTCGTTAAAAAAAGTTAG
- the LOC139502087 gene encoding uncharacterized protein isoform X1: protein MCLMDLMKTPHIPGLCLAFEMTELGDVKPDETIDYSSIKPITLPIDKEYHTFIAYKAGDPDSGVALQIVELLEGKGYKCCIHEGDLLAGRSFLRTIARTIKRSIKVVFLLSENSSACEMWKYQLDVTETFHIETKGYKPIILKLDQCFLSDTLTKYTYLSADKPTEEWIGRLAKAINDETDHLVSSRRNIKFVAVPCIDYNRDKEHIIDTCRYPHICAKYIINDDICDGSCDKNHNLVTNQSREILVDLGFINEGNYDCILETYRQKCKEKLADMAKNGVTGPCCYYNYKGCLLGDFHCPFTHICKDWFLGKCLKRKCALSHDMLNDHTKRLLEIFEIDTSQDADVVLNTYRAKHPHKTFIPISASLFTKRILKENWLFLFACFLLSAFITAVFVKKS, encoded by the exons ATGTGTCTAATGGACTTAATGAAAACCCCTCATATTCCAGG ATTGTGCCTCGCTTTTGAAATGACAGAACTAGGTGATGTCAAGCCTGATGAGACTATTGATTACAGCTCTATTAAACCAATTACATTACCAATTGATAAAGAATATCACACTTTTATAGCATATAAGGCTGGTGATCCAGACAGTGGAGTTGCATTACAGATAGTCGAATTGTTAGAAGGTAAAGGGTACAAATGTTGTATCCACGAGGGAGATTTACTAGCCGGACGTTCTTTCCTTAGGACTATTGCCCGAACTATCAAACGTTCTATAAAGGTTGTATTCTTGTTGTCAGAAAACTCTTCTGCATGTGAAATGTGGAAATATCAACTTGATGTTACAGAAACATTTCATATTGAAACCAAAGGTTATAAGCCAATCATATTAAAGCTTGATCaatgctttttgtccgatacgtTGACAAAATATACATACCTTTCAGCAGATAAACCTACGGAAGAATGGATTGGTCGACTGGCAAAAGCAATTAATGATGAAACTG ATCACCTTGTAAGCAGCAGAAGGAACATTAAGTTCGTTGCAGTTCCATGTATCGATTACAATCGTGATAAAGAACACATAATTGACACATGTCGATATCCACACATATGTGCAAAGTACATAATCAATGATGACATATGTGATGGGAGTTGTGACAAAAATCATAACTTGGTAACCAATCAGTCAAGGGAAATCCTCGTTGACCTTGGTTTTATCAACGAAGGCAATTATGATTGCATTCTGGAAACCTATAggcaaaaatgtaaagaaaagctGGCTGATATGGCAAAAAATGGAGTGACAGGTCCCTGCTGTTATTATAATTACAAGGGATGTTTGCTTGGTGATTTTCACTGTCCATTTACTCACATATGTAAAGACTGGTTTCTTGGTAAATGTTTGAAGCGGAAATGTGCTCTTTCTCATGATATGTTGAATGATCACACAAAACGTttgcttgaaatatttgaaattgatactTCACAAGATGCAGATGTAGTTTTAAACACATATCGTGCAAAGCATCCTCACAAAACGTTTATTCCGATTTCAGCATCTTTATTCACAAAAAGGATTTTGAAGGAAAACTGGCTGTTTCTGTTTGCATGTTTTCTTCTTTCTGCATTTATCACTGCTGTCTTCGTTAAAAAAAGTTAG
- the LOC139502087 gene encoding uncharacterized protein isoform X2, with translation MTELGDVKPDETIDYSSIKPITLPIDKEYHTFIAYKAGDPDSGVALQIVELLEGKGYKCCIHEGDLLAGRSFLRTIARTIKRSIKVVFLLSENSSACEMWKYQLDVTETFHIETKGYKPIILKLDQCFLSDTLTKYTYLSADKPTEEWIGRLAKAINDETDHLVSSRRNIKFVAVPCIDYNRDKEHIIDTCRYPHICAKYIINDDICDGSCDKNHNLVTNQSREILVDLGFINEGNYDCILETYRQKCKEKLADMAKNGVTGPCCYYNYKGCLLGDFHCPFTHICKDWFLGKCLKRKCALSHDMLNDHTKRLLEIFEIDTSQDADVVLNTYRAKHPHKTFIPISASLFTKRILKENWLFLFACFLLSAFITAVFVKKS, from the exons ATGACAGAACTAGGTGATGTCAAGCCTGATGAGACTATTGATTACAGCTCTATTAAACCAATTACATTACCAATTGATAAAGAATATCACACTTTTATAGCATATAAGGCTGGTGATCCAGACAGTGGAGTTGCATTACAGATAGTCGAATTGTTAGAAGGTAAAGGGTACAAATGTTGTATCCACGAGGGAGATTTACTAGCCGGACGTTCTTTCCTTAGGACTATTGCCCGAACTATCAAACGTTCTATAAAGGTTGTATTCTTGTTGTCAGAAAACTCTTCTGCATGTGAAATGTGGAAATATCAACTTGATGTTACAGAAACATTTCATATTGAAACCAAAGGTTATAAGCCAATCATATTAAAGCTTGATCaatgctttttgtccgatacgtTGACAAAATATACATACCTTTCAGCAGATAAACCTACGGAAGAATGGATTGGTCGACTGGCAAAAGCAATTAATGATGAAACTG ATCACCTTGTAAGCAGCAGAAGGAACATTAAGTTCGTTGCAGTTCCATGTATCGATTACAATCGTGATAAAGAACACATAATTGACACATGTCGATATCCACACATATGTGCAAAGTACATAATCAATGATGACATATGTGATGGGAGTTGTGACAAAAATCATAACTTGGTAACCAATCAGTCAAGGGAAATCCTCGTTGACCTTGGTTTTATCAACGAAGGCAATTATGATTGCATTCTGGAAACCTATAggcaaaaatgtaaagaaaagctGGCTGATATGGCAAAAAATGGAGTGACAGGTCCCTGCTGTTATTATAATTACAAGGGATGTTTGCTTGGTGATTTTCACTGTCCATTTACTCACATATGTAAAGACTGGTTTCTTGGTAAATGTTTGAAGCGGAAATGTGCTCTTTCTCATGATATGTTGAATGATCACACAAAACGTttgcttgaaatatttgaaattgatactTCACAAGATGCAGATGTAGTTTTAAACACATATCGTGCAAAGCATCCTCACAAAACGTTTATTCCGATTTCAGCATCTTTATTCACAAAAAGGATTTTGAAGGAAAACTGGCTGTTTCTGTTTGCATGTTTTCTTCTTTCTGCATTTATCACTGCTGTCTTCGTTAAAAAAAGTTAG
- the LOC139502205 gene encoding uncharacterized protein, with the protein MDKHSVDRPDEVIDFNSIKPNTLPHDKKYHIFLSYKTENRDRRIAIQIDRLLRGKGYQCCLHERDFLPGNAIVDNIDKNIERSIKVVFLLSENSSASEWCQYELTMTETFHIQNKGYKPIILKLDQCKLPDAIKRYTYLSADRPTEEWIGRLALAINDETDHLITNRRNIKFVPVPCMNYNRDKEHKLSTCRYPHICAKYIINDAECTGSCGKNHNLVTDQSREILVDVGFITDGNYDSLLETYRQKCKEKLADMAKNGVTGPCCYYNYKGCLLGDFHCPFTHICKDWFIGTCVKLNCTLSHDILNAHTKRLLKIFDIDTTNDKTAILNKYRAKYPHKKFITMKESVSTRTFLKENLLYVVVIVFIIVFFVKTYGLSI; encoded by the exons ATGGACAAACATAGCGTTGACAGGCCCGATGAAGTAATAGATTTCAACTCCATTAAACCAAATACTTTACCACatgataaaaaatatcatatttttctatcATACAAGACTGAAAATCGAGACCGTCGAATCGCGATACAGATAGACAGATTGTTACGAGGAAAGGGATACCAATGTTGCCTCCATGAAAGAGATTTTCTACCTGGAAATGCCATAGTAgacaatattgataaaaatattgaacGTTCTATAAAAGTAGTATTCTTGTTATCAGAAAACTCTTCGGCAAGTGAATGGTGCCAATACGAGCTGACTATGACGGAGACATTTCATATTCAGAACAAAGGATATAAGCCAATCATATTAAAGCTTGATCAATGCAAGTTGCCAGATGCGATAAAAAGATATACATACCTTTCAGCAGACAGGCCTACAGAAGAATGGATTGGCAGACTAGCACTGGCAATTAATGATGAAACGG ATCACCTCATTACTAACAGGAGGAATATTAAGTTCGTTCCAGTTCCATGTATGAATTACAATCGTGATAAAGAACACAAACTTTCAACATGTCGATATCCACACATCTGTGCAAAGTACATAATCAATGATGCAGAATGTACCGGAAGTTGTGGCAAAAATCATAACTTGGTAACCGATCAGTCCAGAGAAATCCTGGTTGACGTTGGATTCATTACTGACGGCAATTATGATTCGCTATTGGAAACCTATAggcaaaaatgtaaagaaaagctGGCTGATATGGCAAAAAATGGAGTGACGGGTCCCTGCTGTTATTATAATTACAAGGGATGTTTGCTTGGTGATTTTCACTGTCCATTTACTCACATATGTAAAGATTGGTTTATTGGTACATGTGTAAAGCTGAACTGTACTCTGTCGCATGACATTTTGAATGCTCACACAAAACGTTTGcttaaaatatttgacattgaTACTACAAATGACAAGACGGCCATTTTAAACAAATATCGTGCTAAGTATCCACATAAAAAATTTATTACGATGAAAGAGTCAGTATCCACAAGAACATTTCTGAAAGAAAACTTGTTGTATGTTGTAgttattgtttttataattgtctTTTTTGTAAAGACATATGGACTTTCTATTTAG